AACTTCAATAGGGTACTCATGATGGTAGAGAGACCAAAGAGATCAATTGAGTTTAGAAACATGATTGTgactgaaaaatgaaaaggattACAAGCTAAAATTACCTCTTTCAAAAACTCCTCTTTCAAAAACCCCTGCTTCTTTTCAATTGCATCAGGCCTTCGAACTTTAACAGCTACTGGGGTGTGATGAAGGCTGCACTTGTAAACTTTCCCGTACCCACCTTCGCCAATCACATTACTCTCAGAGAACAAATCTGTTGCTGCCTCTATTTCATCCCTTGTATACCTCCTGTACCTCTTATCACTAGAGAATAGAGCATCAACAATTTTCTGTTTCTCCATGGACTCTTTTAGGGCACCCACTTCGGCTAGCTTCTTTTCATAAGCCTCTTTAGCAAGCAAGTTTCTTCCCTCCTCAACCTCTTCCATAGCTTTCAAATACTTGGCTTTCTCTTCAGCAGCAATTTTCCTCAAAGTTTCTTCTCTTTCTAGGGCATCATTCACTCTTCTAGCCTCCTCAAGGCATTCAGAAGAAATTATCTGGACCTGGAAATTGAAGAACCAATGGTAAGAAGTCCATGAGTGTCATAACTTCCTTCTCTGAGCAAATCAAAACAATGCATTCTTCTGCAAGATCATTTTGATAGGTTCACTATATACGTGCAATTGTGTCAATATAATGCAACAATTTTGAGTGTTAAGtacattaattttcattttgaggCATATTGCAAACCTGGTTGAAACATAAAATCCTAAAACACTGATTTTCATAtcctttgttttttcaaaagGTTAGAAATAAACGAGAAGGTACATAAAGTTTACACTGCAGATATCTGTAACACCATAGATAATAAAACTCACAccatattattaatttactaagaGATCAAACTCACTTTGTTTTGAGCATGAGCCAGCTCTTCACAAGCTCGTTTGTACATGAAAACCGTATTTTGAATTTCAACTTGCAGTTGTTCTACTTCAGACTGCAGAAAGGTACTTCATGTTACACTTTCACAGAAAAATTCTACAAACGAATATGCATGTGTTAGAAAATCCTCAAAAATTTCACCTGCTCAGATTTTGTAGAGAAGGAATTGCAGCTCTTAGTGGTAATACTTTCAAAGTCACCTCCAAAGTTGAGAAGATTTCTTTCCAGATCTTCACTAGCATATATTGAAGAATCCAAATGTGTGAAGTCTAGAGAATTTTGGTAACTAGGCATTGATATTGATTCAAAGCTGCCGTGAACTTTGGGTTCTACGGTGGGAGAATGAAGCACAGATATTTGATTATTAATATCACTGGAACCTTCTCCATAATCTCTTTGAGTATAACTTGTGTGCATACAGCTGGTCTCTGTAAGaggaacagataaacatttaaCAACATGACAAATTGTTACCCGAAATAGCATGTACTTCCAACTCACCATTAGCAGATGGGGTGTCAGCTGGTTTATTGATGATTTCGTCTCTAGAAACAACATAAACATTGCAAATGCCAGTAGCACATTTTAGGATAGTTGTTGGTATCCCTGGTCCCTTTAATCTCCTAAAGAAATTGTGATAAATCTCATAAGAAGCACAAAGAAAACAGAATGAAACTGGATCCActccccaccccccaaaaaaaaaagataaaaaaaaaaaatggaaagaaaaagaaagaactacAACTATAAGAACATTGAGGGAAGTACAGaaataaaaaccccaaatttaCCATAGAAATAGCCAAAGAAGGGCTTCACCATTTTATATTGACCACATATATAGAGTTTAGATGTCAGTAAATGATACCATTTGTCACGACTTATATAGCCTAACTTGATCTTGTAAACGCCCAATGTGTAATTAGTTATCCAATCCAATTCAAACCACATAATTCAGATATCACACAATCTATGTAGCCAAAACTTGCAAACAAACTTGTGCCACTACATGTGTAACTCCCATGAATTACTATGCACTCCCTGGTGTCCTCAATAATGTTGATATTAATTATACAAAATAGTCACAGCACAACTGTTCTGACTATTTGTATCTcgctccctctctctctctctctctctctcacacacacacacacacattatttTAACCATTAGcatcataaatatatatgaaaaatgaatgtgtaataCTCCGAGTACAAGAATGATGCCATACCTTGCTATGAAATTTGAAGAGCAAGAACCCAACACTAAACTCGTAATCGCTGACTCGGATATATATCTAAGAAGTGCAGCTGCAGGATCATCATCTTCCAGTACCAGGGTTTCCATCTACAGAAGTTCCACAATAAACATTCATATTTCTTTACAAGGTCAACATGCACAGAATCTAGCCTGATCTAGAAGACAATCTCACCTTTCTTGTCTTGCATAGTTTCTTGAATGGTACAAAGACTTCTTCAAACTTTACTCTCATATCGTCCACGTACATCGCCACCACATTCTCATCCAGTTCTTCAATAGGCATAGGCTCTCCTGCTGTAGTATATAAGTAGGTCACCACAGCACAGCCagttttaataatttatgtCCGATTTCTAACACATTTGGCCCATAATTacttattttctatattattttattggttaatTGCAGATATAGTTGATATATACGGTAAAGTTCACCTCAAGTAGATGTATAGCAATAACATGAACCAATAATTAGTCTAGGAAGGATGGACACTGACACGGttctgaaaaattataacatgaaatgACCAGTACAATATTGGTTAGATAGGAGTCTGACATCCTAAATGAAGTGTCCGTGCTTCTTAGGATGGACTTAGTCCCAGAACTTTGAGGTTGACTATGGGTTCTCAATTGAATGATCAAGATTGACTACATGTATTCTTTCCGCCATTATATCATATATCCAAAATCATACTCACCGTAACCTAAATTACctcatctccttttttttttttttatactacttttactaatgtatttttttttaatatagcaAGTAATGATATTTGGCACAATCGAGtacacaatttaattttttcacgCCTTTTATTAAACATCTAGTATTTTAAAACATGAATCTAATAAGACCTGTTTAATTCAtgtatttaaaaacatttttgaagAAGTTCACAAAAACAGAAGATACAGCAAAAACGTGTTTTTAAAAACTGTTTTCAGGGAATTACTCTTGAAAACATCGTTGTCGTTTTTCATAGAacatcaaaattatgtttttgaaacaattttttttttcactgtagaaaaaaagacaagaacacaaaaccataaaaaaaaaaaaaaaatcatgtcctTCTTTGCTCTTGGGGGTATTTtctcaaaagttttaatttttactataCTATTTTTCTCGGAAACCAAACAACAAAGCAGAGAGTcagaaatgaagaaagaaagaaacataaaacATACATGGAGTCGGGATTGAAGTGATTTTGGGCATGACGTGGACCAATATGAACCGACCGGATTCGGGCATGAGATTCTCGACCGCCCAACGAACGGCGCGTCGGCTTGCCCTGCCACCAGCTCCGCCGGCAACGCCATTCACGGCCACGGCCACGGCCACTGAACTCATAATCGCCACTGGGAGAGGCTCAGGTGAGGAGGGGGCAGTGTCAATTGGGGAAGTTTGGAACTTTGAAGAGCGTCGTCGTTTGACTCTGCTGTAGCTGTAGCTGTAGGTTGTGCTGAGCCAGAGCcagagcctgagcctgagcctgagcctgaggctGATGCTGTGGCTGATTGAGCACGACACAGAATATTTTAGAGTCCTCTCTTCAGAGTTTTAGGTCAACGCATGAAAATATATAGATAGGTAGCTAGTTCATACTTTCATAACGTTTTTcggctgttttttttttttttttttttttttttccaaaagatGAGGACTATAATTTTGTCCATATATATCACAATTcccaaaaagaattaaataaagGATAATTCTTAGTTTACATGTTGAGGTAAAACATGaaaaatggtaaatattattattattatacacaTTCTATAAAAGTCCATTTGTcacttggtttatttatttagtaaaaaatgcaaattatatttattaaatttgatcaattgtcatttttagttatttagGTTTCGCTTTTATTGTTTTAGCCATTTTGAGCTTTACATTTGATTTGCCGTTAAGGTTAGTCTTTCCATCCAATTTGGAGTTAAtacattttatattaaaatttatttaattttttcttttaaatgattaaaaaaaaaattaacaaaaaaagacaTGAACCCATATTTGGCAGTCTGGGTACTTACTAATATTCACAACACAATGACTCAAATTAGCTCCATAAATTCGAATCAACACTCAGCGAAGGACAAATTTTtggttacaaattttactacagcTTAAGGTTACAATTTCactcaacatttttttattagatgtaaattatgaaaaatttatcattgtattacattttctttttatattttttatgtttacaaAAGTTATAGAAGATtgaagatcaatagttatgtcatcaatcaaccgtttaaattacaagtttttgtagtttaaaattatgcataaaaaataagtttatagatcgtATAGTAAGtaatatctaattgacacaaaatcTAACATGTGTGTTAattataaagaacatgcaaactcaaaattactattaaagaaaatcatttttatctaaatttaatcatttttatctaaaatttttttgatgacGATATTGTGAGATCCAACTATGGGCATCAACGATAGATCTAGTGAGTCGGCAATGGCTATGGAGTCCCACCACATTATGTGCACAGATCGAATAGCATGGTTCTTGACACTAAGACCAACCTCAACCTTAGCCACTGCCCATAATCAGGCTTGGTGTCATTGTACCATCGGTGGTGATGGGTTTATTGTGGAGGTTTGGTGGTTGAAATCAATGACGATGGGGCTATTAGGGTGGCCTTAGAGCATTGGTAGTAAGTTACTTAAATAGAGAAACTCAAAAACTTACTGTATCAACTTACATCTTATTCCCGCCCAATATGGATTTTAGCTACAGTTGCTCCCTATATCTTTAGGGAGCACTCTTCATCCCCAAacatttgtttattgtttttgtgtCTTGGTAACTATGATGAAGTAAACTGTTGAGTGCATGACACCAAAAGTCCAGCCCACGTGCAAGCTCAATTAATGAGTGTGTTGTCCAAGCGTAAGAAGAGTCCTGACTCAAGTTTTATTAGGAATCCATATGCCGCTTGGGAAAAAGAAGTGAGGCGGCAAGTTTGCTTATAAAAGTAAGGAGTAGGTGTTGCATAAGGAGAATTAGAagttgtttggtttgtgttttcaaacaataattttcagtttttaaacaacattacacgtatttttacacacttttttacccacacatatttctacaaatgttttcaaacaacaattttcagtttttaaacacatgtaccaaacgagCCTTAGGTTGTTTGCCAGAAAAAGAAGAGTCGCATAGAGAGAAAGACAGCTGAGAGGAAGAAAGAGccctggagagagagagagagagagagagagagagagagagagagagagagagagagagagagagagagagagagagagagctaagtGTTGCTGCCTTTGAGCTAAGTAATTAGTGTgtgtgagagcaaagaaaaTAAGGAGATTTTCCTTAGCGGTGAGACATACAcaaaatgatttattattttatttggtaaATCTCAAGTTAGGCATAAACTTGAGAATTGTTGtaattgttttgataatagtgaaattattcgaAATTTGTCTTGTAACTTTTCTCTTcaagaagaaaatgtttttctcattaatatttGTGTTCTTTGGATTAATAATTTTGGTAATAATACTATTTAGACCTTACATAAAgtgggtgttttgaaaagtgatagaaataaaaaaaaaagaatgaaaaaataatattcaaatcGAATATGGTTTAAAATAAGGAATATGCAACTGAAAAGAAAATGTAGTCGACTAaaagtgttttgaaaagtaataagaataataaaaaatgaatgaaaaaataatattaaaatcgAATATGGTTTAGAATAAGGAATATGCCAGTGAAAAGAAAACTTAGCTAACTAAAGGAGGAAAAATAGGTTTTAACCAAAAATATGGTGTAAATTTAGGGTGCCAATTATGCTCTTACATGGTTTATTTGTGATAAGCTGTttgtgttttttcatttttgggttacttggtttgatttttttttgattggataGTTGGTATAATTGTTTTGAGTGTTTGGCATGTTTGAAAATCTGGGAAAATTGTGTTgcccaaaatttcaaatatttttatattcaaattattattttttaaatagataaaaatgattttttatagtaattttgAGTTTGCTgaatgtaatttaaaattataaagcttCATTTGAGTCCTTGTATTGCTGAAAATTTGGAAAGTCTTCATGGTGAAGATCTGTGTGTGCCAAATTCCCAAATATTTGTTCAtgttttttgaattaaaatttttaattatttcaaagaaaatttaatgatttttaataaaaaaaatttaataactaATGGAAAATTGGATAGAATGACTAGCGGTGATTGTAAATTGCAATGTAAAATTACATgattaaaatgataaaagtaaaacttttaaagaactaaaataacaatTGACCAAATTTAACGGGTGTAGtttacaattttacattttttagtaaaaaatagaaaatattgtgGAGTATTCCAAAtcacaaattcattttttacataGAGAGTTTGGTTCCTCCAACGCTCGAGTGGCAAGTAgcaacaaaaactttttttttttttttggtgagaataAGTAGCAACACAAACTTGATAAGTGATCgattaaaaattatatcaagTCATTTTAAAAACGGTCATATGTTATTCATGTGTTTTTTCAGTGTATTGGACTGAATGAAAGGTTTACTCTTTTATATTAGGGTAAAAGTAgttttatgaaaatttaaattaaataaggataaagtttaactacaaaattgattgtaaacTAAAACTACAATCTTacataatatctttttattggaggtaaattttgataaatacaccattggattacattttttccttatatcattcatacttgcaaattttctaaaaaattaaaaaccaataactatgtcattaataaattgtttaaattacaagtttttgtagtttaaaattatgataTAATTAATGGGCAATAGGTTTACTTAGGTTGCCCTTGTTTTAATAACTGTCATGTTTACTAGTTTATTTATGTACGGAAACATtcaatgatgataatgatgagagGCTTTTActtaactgtttttttttttttttgtagtttaaaatttaaattttcctcatttttgtttggttgagagtgaaaagtggagggatagaaaaaaatgagtttgcataaattttacttatataccattgttaaaaaatgatgcacaattgaaaacaaaaaaagtgacaagcaaccaaaaaaaaaaaaaacccaaattatattaaacaataaaaaccaTGTccagaaaaaaataatcatgttttgttaaaaaagaaaaaaagcaccAGCTCCAGAatatcacacacaaaaaaaaaaaggcaaatgccCAGTGAAGTAAAAAAGAGCAACGTGAAGCCAAAggcttaaaaaagaaaaaaaagaaaaagaagagaagaagcagcaatGCTAAGCCCATGTGCAAGTTGCACATGGACATTTTTGTCATTCAGTCATCATATTTCCTCTCTCaagttttctcttcattttgagGAGAAAACTTTTTGATGGGCTTAAAGAGAAAATACTCGGGCTTCACcgtttattttccttccttctCACATAACCAAATACACTCCAAGAAgattttcatttccattttctctctaaaatttttcatttaccTTATTTCACtttcaaacaaacacacccttacagaaattttttgaaaaatgtcgTGCCAACAATTTCACCTAGagacaaaacaaaactaaaaggaAAATATGAAGCATATAAAAATGATTGCCCTTAAATGAGATTGAGGTTATAGATACTGGAATCATACCACATAAATGCCAACACTACTCAAATACACGTATCACACTAAATCAAAAGTCTGGCTATGTGAATTACTACCCAAGCACCACTAATCGAGCATTTGGATgttggagtaaaaaaaaaaatccacaacaatttactaaaaaatattacaaatttccTTTCACATTCCATGATACTACATAGTcttcttttttatcttaaaaaaaatccatgattCTTAACAacccaaaataacataaaactGAAATTCCcaaaaaattctaataacatcattttttatcattataatCCAATCATAAAAAGTAAATGGAGATATAACGGGATATCTTTGAATTTAAAcatcattataatttataaattaaaaactacTGACCTTGGCAGACATGAACATCTTTTCCCAAGATCATATTTTGATGAAGCCAAACCTTggtaaagaaaatatgaaataaaatatgGAATCTTTGCCCTTTAAACAtatgaaataaaatagaatacagATTGTCTGAAAATATGAAGGATGAAGGAAAcgttagagagaaagagagagtgagagaggagcTTAAGAGTTTACCCATAACAGTGTGCTGGTGAGATGTTCTTGCCTAGGTTATTATTGTGGTCTTCTTGATTTGCATATCAGGTGTTAATGTATCATTTACTTTtgcacaaaatttgaaaattttagatagGACCTGGCAAAATTAagcttcaaatttgaaatttaatttgattttattttttcagttttgacttttaatatatatatatatatatatatatatatataatatacacaCATATGCGCGGGGGCACGATTCATGCATTGCACTTGTATGTTATTTGCATTAGCTATGCGGTTGGCCTAGAAGTCATTGTAGTAGTAGCCTTGTATTGTGGATTTGTGGTCTCCCTCGTATGGTGgtgcattttaatattaaaaaatgaaaatgattaaatgaattaataaaataatgagttGACAAACTAAATGAGAGGAAGTGAGAGTTTCAATGATTCATGTGGTTGCTAAGTCTtaattgagaaattaattatgaaaaaaatctTAATCAAGAAGTTGATTTTTAGTAATTAAACCAACTTCAAGGAGAGAGTCCTTATCAATTTGATAAGTATTTAATGGTTACTGGATTTTTGATACTCCCTCTGTCCCATTTAGTTTGTCTTGTTAAAAggtcaaactttttaagagaacatcctttattttcttgtctaacttttaaaaatgtattagtttccaaaactacccttaaataaatttgttgattttattttcaaatggagtagttttgaaaattaaataggggtataatagaaacattagtaaattaatgacttttgtTATTAGAAAcatgacaatattttgggacatcccaaaatgaaATAGAGGACAAACTAAGTGGGATGGAGGGagtacaagatagaattctattctaacctaatctaagtatatatgtgtgtgaaactccctcttggagacttgaaccccggcccttgcccttcacactccacaagcatttattcttgtggagtgaccatcgcactaagggtGTGTGGTGGTAATAGTTATTGGATTTAAATAGCTAATCCAAAGAAATTGGTCCAACTCATGTGTACCATATCTGGTCAACACAATACAAGCAATTAATACACATCACAATGACAACATTTAAACACTCAGCCTAATTTATCCCATACACTTCACATTTAAATCTAGGATACAATTTCTATCTCTGTctcaaaataacataaaaaagaaagttaaaatgcaaaattcgTATTTTAAGTTTCaccttttgttattttagttctcTAAGTTTggcttttgtcattttagtcctttaagtttcaaTTATACTCAATTCAGTCTTTCGTTTAATTTCCATTAAATTGCACTATTATTGTACTGTAGCATTATATTTCGATCCTCCCCTGCTTTCCATTGAGTCCATTGTAGATTTTGACTCTCCAAATCGTCTTCCAAAACTACCATCATTGCTTAAAAAATTCATGTAATTCACCATCAAAATCTCTGTGTTGTTACTTCTAATTGAAATTCCAATTTGGATCTTTCAGCCCACCACCTTTGATTGGAGCCACAGTTGAATTTTGTCGCCCACCATCGATTCATGAAATCAGGGTCTTCGATATCACTCTTTGTAAAACCCATATGAGTTTTTGtctgtttgtttagaccccttaaggcagattgtttaacctaatatatcaGCCAAGtagttacttaggttaattatttagatctaggttaaacaataataaatcatatcatgcaaagtaacggaaaataaagaacatcatgatatgataacccaggaaaaccaatgaaaccaacagttttaaggtaaaaatctggggaggatttgacctagctatcctcgGCCAAAATGGGGGTTTACCCCCTTTCTGCAAAACTTTCCAGCATTTTGCCCCCTTTCTCAAGCTATATAGGAATATGCCcctattttaaaactcgacattATGATAATCAAGTTCTGTGTAAAACTCGATGATACTATAATCGAGTTTGTACGAGATTTTTGCCACGCTGGCTCTCTAGTGTGGcattttcatttatttgaaTCCATACATAACTCGATTACTGTAAAATTGAGTTATATACCCGACTATAAAATTATCGAGTTATAAAGCAAAATTGATATCTCTAAAATCGAGTTATGCTCGTGTTATACCATTACATCTGCTCCCATTCAAACTGTCTTGCTTTCAGTCTGAACTGAATTCCACTGCTGCTCCACAGATCCATAGCTGCTTCCAGACTGAATTGAAATTTCTATCATCTCTGGTAAAAAACCCATACTAGAATTTTATGACAATGGTATTTTCATTTGatattctgaatttttttttttggtttaattagTGTTATGTGAGTACATTGGTGTGATTTGTTTGTTGTAGTAAATTTTAATCACAAGAGAATCAGAATCTTTAGCATAGCAAGAAGTAATCAACTATATAccttatttttcttagattgttATAAGATGATTAGTGAAATGAAGGATAACacataattgtaaaaatatgataagtaGCATTTATggtcatatttttctttttgagaaaccatTTATGGTCATGTTGATAACTCTAGAAGGCTTTTATTAATAAATCAGCAATGCAAAAGCAATAAAAGTGGTTACTATAGATGAAATTGTATGTTGGTCTCcttatctattattttttaatatgcgTCCATAAGTGGTGGGACTCACATATCATGCATTAATGCATTCCATACTTTAGTTGAACGTACCTAATCATCAATGTCAGACATTGACAACAACACTACGTCTTACACAAAATGTCTAGACATTAAGAACAATGTCTAATCTTTGTAGGTAggaatttttggaaatcatcgTTGCTTGAATTTGAAAAGTCTGAAATATCTTTATCATCGTCTAAAGCAGTAATTTCATTGATAGACTTGATGGCTTGCTCTTGCGCCTTCCCTGATAGATGTTTCCtagcctttgcatttgattatTCTTTCATTCAAGACGAGTAAGTATGTTGGTAGGTTTGTCTCTAGGCAACTTGGTTGACCGTGCCTTAGGAACTTATTACCCATGCCATCGACagtacacctccaactcacacctcaTCTCGTATAACTTTGACCATAGTTGTTCTGCTGCGATGAACTCTGTTGTAGTGGTATCTGTACTCAGCTATGCAGGTTTGCCAACCATGATGTGTCTAACGCTTCCTAAACTCTCGTACGAGTATATTGGAATATTAACgaaatctcttttcttttcaacccatttccctccatagtggcTTGTGTAAGTCTGTAGTTGTTGCTCTACTGGAACTTGTGATGAtgcatttgttgaagtagatccaAACTTGTTTCGCACCGTACGTTTTGAGTTTGAGGCATTGTGACTCATAGCTTAGTCAGTCGAAGAAGTTAGTGGGATAGAAATAATCTATTCAGTATTGTGGTGCATTTATAAGCTCATCCTATGGTCCaaatatcataaattttttatatataagtatcAGGGTTTGTCACGTCAGTACATGCTGGAAAAACGGTACATGAACGGGAGTACCCATGCTCCCATTGTTACAGTGTATTTCCACATGTGTACAGTAGTATAAGTCAATTATATTTGCATAGTTGCAGTGTGCTTGACCAGATCCTCATCTCTGATTCACACAATGCCATGTATTATGCATCATTGTAcgattattcttttatttttgttaagggCCACATGATAGATTTAGCATGTAAAACTACATCAATTTAGAAATGTCTTAGTTGTGTACCATGTTATGCAGCTATACATTATTTATTAACAGTTGATGTACATTGTTAACTCGATCTTTTGATGTTATTGTAGTCAGCGTCAATGGGTGACCCTTATCGCTACAGTCCATGCGATGTGTTCATCGCGATGGGTCGTCGTTGGGTACTAGAAGATGAATTCAACTATCCAATCAATCCCAACTTGTGAAATAGTGCACAGATCCGCAATAGACTATAGTGCTTCAATGTTCAGTATTTCTGataaatgactcattttcttttGCAAATGCCAGTCATATCTCCCACTTCAAAATTTACAAAGGTAAATGTCAACAAGAATAAGgacttttttgtttaataattaaattgttgtaAGTCAAGAGAGGGAGTTTGAATCCTAATTCTCTTTTAGGAAAGAGACCAATCCATAACACTAAGTTACAAGGGTAATGCCGTAATGCATATCTTAGTATTACTATGTTACAAGAACCTAAGAATTATGTGCACAGAGTATTAccttaaaaaccaaaattatcacATTTATATCAATGAATCTGACTTGTAACTGTGTCTTAGTTCTATGTCAATAATAAAGGGTAATTGAGTCATGTCTTGTTCATCACAATACATAATCGACTAAGTAAAATATGTCAAGTCTTCTTAAAAAAGAAGTAATATATAACAATTGTCAAGAGTCATGTAATTTAGTGACACtttctaatcttttttgttAGAAGAACCAAATTTTAAATCTATCAATCCTAAGAGATTAGTCTAGTGATTCCATGAGATCATGGGTTCGTTTTCTAACCAACACGTTAAGAACCACCTATAAGGAAATCCtacctataaatatatattccaACGCGCATGAGATGGAAGAACTACACTAATGACTCATCACCCCATATTAGTAAGGCATAATGCGAAAGTCAAGTGCTCTTAGAACCTCATACTAGTAATTAAGGCGTAAATAATGCTATACTATCACCTTCAATTAACAATGCTAAGGCTAAGCCATATAAATTAAT
This genomic stretch from Castanea sativa cultivar Marrone di Chiusa Pesio chromosome 1, ASM4071231v1 harbors:
- the LOC142621424 gene encoding U-box domain-containing protein 34 is translated as MSSVAVAVAVNGVAGGAGGRASRRAVRWAVENLMPESGRFILVHVMPKITSIPTPSGEPMPIEELDENVVAMYVDDMRVKFEEVFVPFKKLCKTRKMETLVLEDDDPAAALLRYISESAITSLVLGSCSSNFIARRLKGPGIPTTILKCATGICNVYVVSRDEIINKPADTPSANETSCMHTSYTQRDYGEGSSDINNQISVLHSPTVEPKVHGSFESISMPSYQNSLDFTHLDSSIYASEDLERNLLNFGGDFESITTKSCNSFSTKSEQSEVEQLQVEIQNTVFMYKRACEELAHAQNKVQIISSECLEEARRVNDALEREETLRKIAAEEKAKYLKAMEEVEEGRNLLAKEAYEKKLAEVGALKESMEKQKIVDALFSSDKRYRRYTRDEIEAATDLFSESNVIGEGGYGKVYKCSLHHTPVAVKVRRPDAIEKKQGFLKEEFLKEVEVLSQLHHPHLVLLLGACPETGSLVYEYLENGSLEEYLFHQNGKPPLPWFVRFRIVFEVACGLAFLHNSKPDPIVHRDLKPANILLDRNYVSKIADVGLAKLISDVVPDNITEYNESLIVGTLYYLDPEYQRTGTVRPKSDVYAFGIIILQLLTDCHPNGLIMTVENAIMNGSLPRILDKSVKDWPLAETEELARIALKCSKLRCRDRPDLETDVLPVLKRLNEVANASVKVDRYNSHAPNHYFCPILQEIMSDPHIAADGFTYEYEAIVAWLQKHNASPVTKLKLQHSMLTPNHTLRSAIQEWRSRMTFSCA